ACCCTTCCTTATCGCCTCGTCTTTGCGTGCCTTTTGGTGTCGATTAGGTACCGTGTTTGAGGAACCGCTGCTCCACCCAACCACACAGGTGGTGTTGTGCCCTTTTCTCACTCatacccctcccctctcttcgttcGGTTCCTCTTTCTGCCCTCCATTTTGTCCTTGTTGCTTCATTGTGATGTTTTCATCATTATCTCACTGCTGACAGTGATGCAGAGACACCCCTCACACACTCGGAGTGCGCTGCTTGGAATCCGCAGACACGCTGCGTGGCCCTCACTCCGACACCCATAGTGAAACCACCAGCGTCTGCCAGCACACAACCCATTGAGGTGAGCCTTTCACTCCTCATCTCGTCAATCATCGCCCTGCTCCTTCGTCTGCGCAGACCTTCTCcgccacacatacacacccacacaggccTTCGCACCTACCTTGCCAGTAGCCGCTTGCAGGCACTCCATACAGAAGCAATCTGCACTGCGCCTACGCTTCCATCTCCGCGCACAGCTCTTCTGTCAGCTGAAAAACTTCTACTCTGTGTCTGGTTTCGCAAAGCAGCTTGTGAGGCCACAGGTCTGTTTCGAGATCGCGCGTGGTTTGCGgattttctcccttctctccttttccgctttctctcctATAGAATTATAGCACACACGGCGCGccagtgtgtatgtgtgtgaggggggagggggcgggtgTATTTGTCTGTATGTGGATCTCTTTTAACGAGCGTAGGAGTCGAGAAATCAAACGATGTAGGGTAGccaggaggtggtggaacGGCTTTTTGCTATTCGGAGCTACTCGCACACAGTGTCGAGCTGACGAGGGCATCTCTGCGATTGGGTCGTTCGATGGCTGCCCCTCAGGCTTCCTCAAGTTCTCCttttgctcctctttccctctctctcgctgggATAGGTGTGATTACGGATAGCCCCGTGTGCTCCTTGTGCTTCGGTCTGCTGTCCTCGTCTTTAcgacctcctctctccccctcttcatgTTCGCAGCACTGCCCCCTAGCGTGTAGGCCAGCGCACATTGGAAAGGCTTACGCTTGCGGCCTTGAAGAAGTTAGTCCTGAAGACTTGTGGGTAGTTTTTTCCGTTTACCCACCCGACCCCTTGTTGTATCCCGCGTGTTGCAGTAATGGTTATGCGCTAAACTAGTGCTTTCGCCCTACCATCTTACCTCTCGATTGGTTGAAGTCGTTTGTCGGCATTACATCACACGACGgattttgtttgtttcttttttttttggctgtGTTTAGGAGTTTAtcgcgctgcctctctgAGGTGAGGTCGACTGTCATGTGTGAGTCCGGTGTTTGCTTCTTCATTGTGCTCCGCTTAAGGATTCAGTGGTCACTAAGCTGCCCACGAGTTTGTGGCTCCTTTTACATAAGCCCTTGTGGATCGGAATGTCGTCTTGAACTCAGTTGCCACCCCACTTTACGGTTGAGTGTATGTGCCCATGAGTAAGAGCCCGACCCAGCTCAGGGTTTTACAAGGCTGTCATCTCTTCTACGACATCACGCAAAGTTGAGAGCATTACAGGAATTCTTCGTTTTATTATTTCATTAAAGGATTTTTCCGCGTCGTGTGCAATGGCATGCGCCTCGGACTTAGCcaaggcgtgtgtgtgtgtgtgtgtgtgtgggggggtaTTTTCTCTTTCCTATTGTGTGCCAATGAGTTGGGTCGCCCCCACTGACTACTTTCATGACTGTGCTTAGCAGCTGAAAATCTTGTCACAaagcgcggcggtggccgcagggagaagcgaagaggcATGCGCGGGCACCGCCGAATAAAGGGCCGGGCGTGAACCATCCTCCTGCTCGCCCCGTTCGACGGGGCAAGCGGAGACCGCGTATATTCGCTGCTTGCCGAGTCGTCGGGGTGGACAACTCGTTCCTTGACCCTTCTCTTGGGTTGGAGACTCGATAAGCGAAGAGCGATGGCCAACACTCGCGTCGTCAGGCCAGCACATTACCTAACAGCTCTCCTCTATTTACTTGGATGCCTCATTTATAGGTACAATACATCTGTAAGTGCTGATGCTGACGTTGTTGGCCACCGCTCTGACCTGTGGTGTAATGGCCGTAATCCGTGTACCGTCGGCGGCAGTACTGCCTGTGAATTTGTTTGCCTCGTCAAAAGGGGGCAACCGACCGTGTATCGAATGTCTTTACATGTCGGCGTACGAGGCACCACATCCTCAAGTGGTTCGCTCAATtttcttcatttttttttctggttCCTCTAGACGTGCAGTGGCCAGCAGAAGATGAACGGTTATCTTTTGTTCACGGACTGCCGCCTGCTGCGAGTAGTGTGAATGGCATCGCTCTCACGCCACTGTTCCGTCGTACGCCTTCTTCCTTGGCTTTGTTGCTCGTTTCCTGATTGCCTCACCCCTGCTGTGAAGTAAAATAAATGCTCAGCTTCACGTATGAAAATCTGCGCGGGGACCCTTTTCCACGCTGTCGAAAAGTCTATACGGTTACCAGCAGCAATACTGAATGTGCCCatactgtgtgtgtgtgtgtgtgagggggggggtgctgcaaGGCGTTGCACATGTCTTTCTACGGCATCCACGCAATAGCAACACAACGTAGAGCGCGGCCGCTCGACAGCTCTTCACCTCATCTCCgactctcttccttctcacCATCGTATGCTGCAGGCTTGTGTGTTACTCTGCTCCTCGTCACGCTCAccttcctctctgctctcaACCTCTATCACATTCATCCGCCGCTCTCGTAGTCACTCTTGCTGTATATGCTGGGGAGGGGAACACAAGTTTCTGCTATTTCTACTTATCCGCTCTGCCAAGCGTCGTGGATGCCGCTATCCTTCGACTCAAGCGCAACCAtttttgctgttgcgctCGTTGTTACTCACATTTTAATTGTTGGCGGCCTCTTTCTCCATTTGTGGACGCGTGGGCCAGAGAGGCGAGAACGTGTCGTATTGCCTGAAAAGGAGCGCGTCGCCATCCCCCAACAAATGTCCACCATTCGCTGAGAGTTGAGaagccgctggcgctggcgtccATTACGTTTTTTTTTTNNNNNNNNNNNNNNNNNNNNNNNNNNNNNNNNNNNNNNNNNNNNNNNNNNNNNNNNNNNNNGTGCTGAGCATTCGAGGAGACGGAATGGGGCAGGGCTGCATCGAAAGACGGTGTGATAATGGGGGTGAGTCAAGACACTCCTCCCCCGCTACTCCGACGGCGTGGTTCACCAAACGCTCCTCTCTTTACCCCCCTCTTTATTCTTCAGGCCCTTTCACACTTCGCGGAATCAAATCACTGTCAGCGCTTgatcccccccccacacccgcGATTACCCATCGCGACAGGGTCCTTGTATGACGGAAAGGGGGATGCGTAAGCCTACCTGTTTGCCGGCCGTCTTGCCCGATGACGGCTTGAAACCAGCAGGATTCTCACGgatggcggtgccggcgctgggtgtggagggggtgcgCCCAAATTGGCATGCCTCCCCGCACCACTCGCGGAACCCAGAGACACGTCAGTCGGGAATTGGTTGCATCATACTTTTGGCAtcgttctccctccttcgttctcttctgctcGTCAGTTCATTAAAGAGTGAGCGTCGTCAGGGCGCTCCAGCGTTCTTGCTGATTGCGTTATATTCACGCTACACCAGCACATAATAATGAAGGGGATAGCGAGTTGCCGCCTACTGCTGAACAAATGGAAGCTGCGTGGCGTCGTAGGCGTCGAAAACCCTGACAAGGCGATCAAGTGGGGCCAAATCAGCGCCcgtgggagcagcagccaatATGATCAAGGTGTTGACATTCAAGTGGAAGGAAAGGCTCGCTCTGCCAATCGAGTCGCACCTAGAGGACTTATCCGTGGCTTTGCACATGAGGAACAGGCACTACCTCTGCCGAACAGCTGGAAGAAGTGACCAGGCgcccgcctctcctccccctcaaaaaaaaaaaagaaagggcaCGCTTGCGAGATACATCACACTCAGCGCTCAACGAACCGACAAAGCTTGTTAAAGGGGGGATGCATGTCGTTCTGTATTACACGTGCGAGATGCGTTTGGTTAAGGGATCCCCCAGGCGtatgcgtgcgtatgtgtaaGTGCACCATTGCTTCTCCCTGGTACTCGGCATCTGCTAAATCACAGCTGGTTTGGCGCGCTTTAATCTCGGTGTTGGTGGCGGTACGCCCGCGTGTACGACGCGTAGGAACCCTCGATTGAAGTTGTGCGCGACGCACCAAGACGTGCCGACAACTCACACCCTGCCTGTGATGCAGGTTTTTTTCTGGTCACTAATGGTTCGTACGCAGCTCAGACAGTGCCACAACTCTATCGCAAGCAGCAAAGTGCGTGGCTTCCAAGCAGCTCGCCCGTATCACTCAGATACGAAGGCAAcacttcccccttctccctttttccgGCTTATCGCTCATCTTTCCTTAGGTGCCTTTACATTTCCTCACGCTGACACAGTCGTGAAACTTACGTAGGTACCTTCTATATCGCTGCAAGGAGCAAGGTTATCAGGATGCTCAGCATTATCGCTCTTATGCTTGCGACGCTTGCTCTGCTTTGTCGCCATCGAAAGCGTGCGTACGCAAGGAACACGGTTGGCTTCttgcacgctgcagcaggggcgGGTGGGGGCGGTGAGCGTGTGCTGTGGGTCGCCTTGGATGGACTGCAGCACGCAGATGCGGTCAAAGGCGTTGAGCGGCAGTACGTAGTCTATACAAACGAATATAAACCAGCAGACCGGTCGTCGACTGAGTCATCTGATCAGCACCTCCTTTCACTGATCGAAAGTCAGTTTAGCATTCGCCTTCTTCGACCTGTGCGCTTCATCTACATGCGTCCCGCCTTGACCCGGTGGCTCAGCGGTGACGCATACCCACGTCTGACGTTGCTCTTGCAAACCTTCTGTGGCGGAGCGGCTCTCTTTTACGAGGTGGCGGTCGCAAATGCGGTGACACCGATAGTGGTGGAAACGGTTGGGGTCCCATTTGTTTACCCTCTGCTTCGACTTCTCGCCGGGTGCACGGTGATCTCCTACACGCATTACCCCATCATCTCCTCCGCCATGACCCAGCGCGTGCGTAGCGGAGAAGTGAGTCACACTAACTCGGTGACCATGGCACAATAcaggctgctgcgctgcgccaagGTGGTCTACTACGAGATGTTCACACTTCTGTATCGCTGCATGGGATTTTTCCCGAACATGGTCTTGACAAACTCATCATGGACACAGAGGCATGTGCAATCTCTTTTTTGGCCACGCACGTGCATTCGACTGTACGCGCCCTGTGACGTCGCTCGCTTCGCCGCGGGGTCACGGccacctgcgctgcgcagcaacAGGATTGTCAGTATCGGTCAGTTCCGACCAGAGAAGAACCACATGCTGCAGCTCGAGGCCTTTcatgcagcagtgccgcggctgccgagGGATGCTAAGCTCGTTATGATCGGCGGTGTCCGCAACGCCGATGACCGAAAACGTGTTGCGCAGCTGAACGCCCGTGCAAAAGAGCTGGGCGTCGAGAAGCAGGTCGAGATACACGTGAATGCGGCAGTGACAGAGGTGTGGACTGAACTGGGGAGCTGCGTCATTGGGCTTCACACGATGCGTGACGAGCACTTTGGCATTGTACTGCTCGAGTACCTTGCCGCCGGTTGCATCCCTCTTGGACACCGGAGCGGTGGTGTCGAGCTTGACATTATCAACTCTCCAGATTTGGGATTTCTGGCCGTTACAGCGGAAGAGTACACAGCGGCCATGATTGAAATCTGCGAAATGCGGTTACACGACCCAGAGCGGTATGTTCAGTTTCAACGACGTGGAAGCGAGCATGTCAAGTCATTTGACGACAGTAACTTTCGCACCCGCTTTGTGGAGCTGGTGAGCAAGTACGTCTACGCCTGCTAGCGAGCACATATGAGGATTGCTTTGATACCTGTTGCACGCTCGACTCGGGCAATGCCCACGCTGTCGAAGAAAAACATGATACCGATGGCGAAGAATGGCACGTACGCGTCGCctgtgcgcagcgcagctttAATTTGCTACTTGTAAGAATGAAAAGAGAGTTTGCAAACGCTCTCAAGCTGCGCGTCACACTGTACGGCGCCTGCTATGCTCTTGCAAAGTGTCGCTACTGGTTCTGCACATCCCTCTTGCACGTCAGGTTGGAgacacctctctcctcacaAACTGCGCGGGGCTGTGAAACGTGAGGGCCGATGTTGTGTGTCCCCAGTTTCCGCGATGTCCACGTCCTCTGAACTGCTCTCTGACCACGGCGACCAAGAAGATCTCTTCCCACCACTCCTTTTCATGACTCTCTCGTTTGTGCGGCTGCCTgacctacacacacaaacgctTGCAGAGTTTACACACGTCTCATTCACCTGCCTACCCTCGCGCGCTGTCCTCACATTACTTGCCTGTGTGACCCTCCTTTCCTAACCCcctctctgttcttctccACACCATGTCGTACCGGTCGAGCGAgtcgaagaaggaggagttCCGCAAGTACCTCGAGTCCACGCAGGTAGTCGATGCCCTTACCCGTGTTTTGGTCAACCTctacgaagaggaggaaaaaccCGAGGACCCAGTGGACTACATCAAGCAGGTTCTTGGAGGTGCCTCGTCGGCCGActacgaggcgctgcagcaggaaaACGCGCGTCTCcgcgcagaggtggagctgctgaagaagcaGGTTAGTGGGCAGGCGCAGTAGACGAGCACAAAGTCATTCTCTCAtgcgtgctctctctctctctctctcggatTTTATCACCACTTCTAGCGAGGCGTGGCTGCGCGTGGCCTCATTTTTTGCTTTCCCTTTCTGACCACCGGCTCCTCCTGTCCATGCGTAGGCGAACATGTACATAaagtgaagaggaaaaaaggacCGATTGAATGAAACGGTGCGTGTCACAGAGTGGATGTATGCTGTCGCTAACTTGGGGCGCGTCTGCGCGGAGCTCAAGCGTACGCAGAGACCGATGGGAACAGCAGGTCGTGGTGACTCTGCCTGCGTCTGGCCACGGTCGTTTTACGTGCGAAACCtcgtccctctctgcctcaaCCTT
This DNA window, taken from Leishmania panamensis strain MHOM/PA/94/PSC-1 chromosome 34 sequence, encodes the following:
- the ALG11 gene encoding alpha-1,2-mannosyltransferase, putative (TriTrypDB/GeneDB-style sysID: LpmP.34.5080), which translates into the protein MLSIIALMLATLALLCRHRKRAYARNTVGFLHAAAGAGGGGERVLWVALDGLQHADAVKGVERQYVVYTNEYKPADRSSTESSDQHLLSLIESQFSIRLLRPVRFIYMRPALTRWLSGDAYPRLTLLLQTFCGGAALFYEVAVANAVTPIVVETVGVPFVYPLLRLLAGCTVISYTHYPIISSAMTQRVRSGEVSHTNSVTMAQYRLLRCAKVVYYEMFTLLYRCMGFFPNMVLTNSSWTQRHVQSLFWPRTCIRLYAPCDVARFAAGSRPPALRSNRIVSIGQFRPEKNHMLQLEAFHAAVPRLPRDAKLVMIGGVRNADDRKRVAQLNARAKELGVEKQVEIHVNAAVTEVWTELGSCVIGLHTMRDEHFGIVLLEYLAAGCIPLGHRSGGVELDIINSPDLGFLAVTAEEYTAAMIEICEMRLHDPERYVQFQRRGSEHVKSFDDSNFRTRFVELVSKYVYAC
- a CDS encoding hypothetical protein (TriTrypDB/GeneDB-style sysID: LpmP.34.5090); translation: MSYRSSESKKEEFRKYLESTQVVDALTRVLVNLYEEEEKPEDPVDYIKQVLGGASSADYEALQQENARLRAEVELLKKQVSGQAQ